CGCCGCGTGTGTCGAGCAGCCCGGCGAGTTCGTGCAGCAGCGCCAGCCGGACGGCGGGGGAGGGGTTCTCCGCACCGGAGTCCAGACAGGCGCGCAGGGTGTCGCAGGCCCCGGCCGGGTCACCGGCGGCGGCCTGCTCACGGGCCCGCTCCAGCGCGTTCGCGCCGGGCGGCGGACGGCGGGGCCCCGCCTCGGCCTCGGCCAGCGCGTCCAGGAGCTCCGTCGCACTGCGGAAGCGCCGCACGGGATCGAACTCCAGACAGCGCAGCACCACGGCGTCGATCTCGCGGGTCACGGTGTTGTTCAGCCGGGACGGCGGGGCCGGCGCCCGGCCGTCCCGCTTCCGCCGGTACAGCCAGTCGCCGTGCAGGGCGTCCGGCAGCTCGGGGGGCGGCACCAGATGCTCGTAGGGGTGCCGCCCGGTCAGTCCCTCGTACATCAGCACCCCGAGGGAGTACAGGTCCGAGGCGGGCACGCTCTCCCCCTGCGAGGTCTCCGGCGCCATGTAGGTGAGGGTGCCGGCGACTCCCGGCACGGTCCCGGACTCCAGCAGTCTGGCGGCCAGGCCGAAGTCGATCAGCCGTACGGTCAGATCCGTGCCGAGCAGGACGTTGTCCGGTTTGAGGTCGCGGTGCAGCAACGGCTGGTCCAGGGCGTGCAGTCCGCGCAGCGCCACACAGATCTGCCGTGCCCAGAGGAACAGCTGCTTCGCGGAGACCGTCCGCCGGCTGCTGAACTGGTCGGCGAGGGTGGTGCCCGGTACGTACTCCATCACCAGGAACGCCCGGCCGCCGGCGTCCCGGGCCAGGCCGCCGTCGTACACATGGACGAGGTGGCGGCGGGCCTCGGCGTCGGTCATGCCGTCCATCGCCTCGGCCAGCCGCAGGACGTCGGAGAACCGGTGCCGCGCGTCCTCCTCGGTCATGCCCGTCTCCCGGGAGATCTTGCAGGCGACCCGCCGCACGGGCCGGCCGAGGATGCGCTGCTCGCTGAGGAACACCGCGCCGAACGCGCCGCCGCCCACCCACTCGGTGAGCAGATACCGGTCGTCGATCACCTGTCCCTCGAACGACCGCAGGTCCGTCCTGGCGCCACCTCCACCGTCACCCATGGCCCGCTCCGGCCGAGTCCGTCGGACCGGTCGTGCTGTCGTCGGAGGGGACGAAGCGGACGTCCGTCCGCGGCCCGCGTCCGTCGGCACCGGCGGACCCCTCGGGACGGAAGTCCAGTTCGATGCGGGCGCAGCGCCGGAACTCGTCCTTCCTGCGCTGCTGTTCGAGCAGGACCGGGCTCTCGATCAGGTCCGAGAGGATCTTCGCGACGATACGGCCGCCCTCCTTGCCGCCCGACGTCTCGTTCAGCAGATGCCCGCGCGCGGCGGCGTGGTGGATCAGCTCCTCCGGGACGACCAGCTCCTTCTCCCGCTTGTCCCGCCAGAACGCCCGCTGCCGGTCGACGAGTCCGCGGCAGATCGCGGTCATCGCGTCCAGGTCCAGCGGCCGGAACACGATGATCCGGCGGATCCGCGCCAGGAACTCGGGGGAGAAGACCGGCCCGCCGTGCGCGCCCCTGCCGACCTGGAGCAGCGCCTCCTTCACCCGGGCGACGATCTCCTCCTCGGGCCGTCCCTCCCGGCTCATCCGGGCGATGATCTCCTGGCCCGCGTTGGTGGTGAGGATGAAGATCGCCCGGTCGCCGTGGGCCTTGACCCCGCGCTGGTCGATGATCCAGCCCTCGTCGAAGAGATTGAGGAAGGGCCGCCAGACCTCGGCGTGCGCCTTCTCCGCCTCGTCGAGCAGGAACACGCAGTACGGGTCGGCGTTCAGCTCGTTGACCAGCCGGCCGCCGCGCTCGAAGCCGATGTATCCCGGCGGGGAGCCGATGATCCCGGCCACGCTGTGCGCCTCGGAGAAGTT
The sequence above is drawn from the Streptomyces griseiscabiei genome and encodes:
- a CDS encoding serine/threonine-protein kinase, whose amino-acid sequence is MGDGGGGARTDLRSFEGQVIDDRYLLTEWVGGGAFGAVFLSEQRILGRPVRRVACKISRETGMTEEDARHRFSDVLRLAEAMDGMTDAEARRHLVHVYDGGLARDAGGRAFLVMEYVPGTTLADQFSSRRTVSAKQLFLWARQICVALRGLHALDQPLLHRDLKPDNVLLGTDLTVRLIDFGLAARLLESGTVPGVAGTLTYMAPETSQGESVPASDLYSLGVLMYEGLTGRHPYEHLVPPPELPDALHGDWLYRRKRDGRAPAPPSRLNNTVTREIDAVVLRCLEFDPVRRFRSATELLDALAEAEAGPRRPPPGANALERAREQAAAGDPAGACDTLRACLDSGAENPSPAVRLALLHELAGLLDTRGDPAGAARRLAESWQLVRASALLRTRRERHALLTRTADAYRRAGNGYQARHFEDLLRRENDRG